The Ahaetulla prasina isolate Xishuangbanna chromosome 3, ASM2864084v1, whole genome shotgun sequence genome window below encodes:
- the LOC131195230 gene encoding neuritin-like, whose product MALRPGTVLLLITLGYLLQLLTAETQCENIYQDFSGCILKLGENMARYEEEAEEDKLNQSLVQGLQVVCGYWNEFHNCAMATLRVCQKEMVTVWEKLKRESRKIKFEGNLFDLCISSNYQNLPSSQVPTLFLLGITLMLIWFNL is encoded by the exons ATGGCACTCCGACCCGGCACGGTGCTGCTACTCATCACGCTGG GGTACTTGCTCCAGTTACTGACGGCAGAAACTCAGTGTGAAAATATTTATCAAGATTTCTCTGGCTGCATCTTAAAATTAGGAGAGAACATGGCTAGATAtgaagaagaagctgaagaagacaAATTGAACCAGAGTCTGGTGCAAGGATTGCAGGTTGTTTGTGG aTATTGGAACGAATTTCATAATTGTGCGATGGCTACTCTTCGGGTGTGCCAGAAGGAGATGGTGACTGTCTGGGAAAAGTTGAAAAGGGAATCTAGAAAAATCAAATTTGAAGGCAATCTTTTTGACCTCTGCATCTCCAGTAACTACCAGAATTTACCCTCATCCCAGGTCCCAACCCTTTTTCTATTAGGCATCACTCTGATGCTCATTTGGTTCAATTTATGA